The Rhodothermales bacterium genome segment CCCAGCTTTTTCAGCCTTTCAGCAACTATCCGGTCGCGTTCAACACGATTTCGATCATCGACCCGCTCTACACGGTGCCGTTGCTCGTCGGCGTCGTCGGCGCGCTCTTCCTCAAGCGGCGCGACCCGCGCCGGCAGTGGCTCAACCGGGCCGGCCTGCTCCTCAGCACGGCGTACCTCGCGCTGACGGTCGTCAACAAAGCCCACGTAACATCCCGGTTCTCCGAGGCCCTGGACCAGCAGTACGGCGGCTTCGAGCGGCTCACGACCAATCCCTCGCTGTTCAACAACCTGCTGTGGACGGGCATCGCCGAACGGGCCGACACTCTGCTCGTCGGCACCTATTCGCTCCTCGACGACGCCGGCCCCATCCGCTTCGAAGCCCTCCCCAAACGTACCGGCCTGATAGCGCCCTACCTCGGCGACACGCCCGTGCAACGGCTTTTATGGTTTTCGCGCGGTTACTTCACGGTCGACAGCCTGGCCGGCGGGCAACTCGCCTTCCGGGATGTCCGTTTTCCCCGATCGGACCTCTGGCTCGATCAGGGTGGCGACTACCTCTTCTCCTTCGACCTCGTCCTCAACCCCGACGCCACGGCGGTGACCACCTTCCATGCCACGGGCGTGTCGCCAAAGGTGACGGCGGAGCTATGGCATCGCTACGTGCGCCGCATCCTGGGCGATCGCTGACAGTGTCTCGCGCCCTTCGCTCATCTTTTTTGGTCCGGTCCCTAAAGTTT includes the following:
- a CDS encoding metal-dependent hydrolase; its protein translation is MDSLTQLALGAAIGEATLGKREGNKAILWGAIIGTVPDLDIMLYPFIDEVQELAVHRGLSHSIFFAVGFSLLLGRLLVSVYGGKRTSWLAWAWMSFLALLTHALLDSFTHYGTQLFQPFSNYPVAFNTISIIDPLYTVPLLVGVVGALFLKRRDPRRQWLNRAGLLLSTAYLALTVVNKAHVTSRFSEALDQQYGGFERLTTNPSLFNNLLWTGIAERADTLLVGTYSLLDDAGPIRFEALPKRTGLIAPYLGDTPVQRLLWFSRGYFTVDSLAGGQLAFRDVRFPRSDLWLDQGGDYLFSFDLVLNPDATAVTTFHATGVSPKVTAELWHRYVRRILGDR